The Pocillopora verrucosa isolate sample1 chromosome 14, ASM3666991v2, whole genome shotgun sequence genome has a segment encoding these proteins:
- the LOC131794775 gene encoding TPR and ankyrin repeat-containing protein 1, with the protein MDAIELRHQAILAHQAGALEQALLLFTHSIQLTPPSRPHYAGKLLGERADCYWDLGCKEDACSDMKRALELFPGIRDGAEKWVHRGFEANKEENWSVSTQCFTYSLLFCPRNNIALLSTLYASRAETNYRTERFVEARSDIANCWKVDPALVKQEGRRCKDKGIRLYQAHKYNQAIVSLGLAKEFLPRSMNEFHAQLQSYLASCYFSLQQYPEALEAGKEAYKIRPGRAQGEAKRWKERGKQLFKENKLDLLVDCYSLAINYAPTSERELLAQLLCNRSLVFIRNNMYKEAVLDAERCVKIRNNWSKAHYRLGSSLAGLKRYTEAMHSFATALDLAETEEEKYDTLLQITTVAPEARDGTMGVDEGFCSQVIIQRAVDDAISKQDWERLGVLFVGGGGPYDAPVGEGGLASGCDSSQVPLDLVIASSVAYKSNLLTVLLEFGACVDGLPLCQKPPLLTALEMEEFDIAAKLISEGAQLACVSNQPQLHSKAQANFWKGEANKMIQRMETEKASQCYNLALEYAPEQAIELKRECFDVLADICFEGYKFTECIEYGEKGYAQPMKNEESVQKWRERGNKLFKERKYELVVQYYSLAMKYIPETMENVQKMRAVLLSNRCAAYINLESYDKAKEDAERCVQVEPQWSKGYYRLGSCLNYLGQNLEALRSFCDGLKRAETDDDKFSLASHIISTAMDVKDGTLAMTCRIPRATAQRLIKDVCAKKEWNKLQLLFLGGDSQRSFDKGRGGVATGCNAGIVPISQVLESSVHDRDKLIAVLLDHGALANGLHGSKNPPLSVALEMEHYGIAYTLLKHGADPSGICCSRVTGSHHRESRGHFWKDEGVRALSAKDYSQAIKLLNLALQFPNNSADLSYIVNNSLATAYFETKQYVKAVEKGRECFKFRPTKSQTEASKWKERGKRLFSEKEFSTLVEYYTLSMQYVPSNDKEFLATLLCNRALAHYNIGNYQQGLTDAKSCTRFRPEWYKGFVRQGFCHACLDQNRDAVRAFGEGLRRAENDGDKFAILSQIVDLGLNLSDGTSSITCSVSNPTLEKLIKQLSEKKAWDKLHVLYLGGGGPQRYSPGEGGLATGIDASGIPIELVFGAAEKYRVPLIAALLENGASSNGLGKASKCPLELAMENEEYNMVVTLLQYHADSACIMSKAGDSLLHEALRQAFATGNTGLIQALLNSELFDPDTVDSSGNTLFHLVAFGNCSRRKCGIISVLTDAGANPIVKNTDGKVPLDYLTKKDPRAKLIRQAINSYKSCKKSDGGKRKRKVGKQSEKTVPGHETAAGEEGVQEEAENEWCNAADQDIPEGKHQVVKVKAGDKKPMPVAVLVKKDPLYDLRASIKSMIECISVETLMETESENASGAVDNSEIETTKDDPRIERLDKEEHHVPDIERIIDDEDDEEATEEELEVDLESPFEDLPWEVDCTDQFWKALQNTNVSDSLKRRIIGKIRMLAEGRWTNTLCRRLDGMPKKRNIMLFEAKLTRASRIIWELTVAFSAKCSNDPELRIQTETSVGRIYSEIIRVWDVAADRDGLMAKVESIVKSHDRGLSCNVKKELSGFRKGNDKVTNASGERLPNFFVELSEKVEDFSQAKTTKLEKSSDKCRGSQFFFPPASPNDMEFHILKFYSFSSPLINSVLHSNPTAKVDFPFRVTELEHAIINLRQSQPCPIILLGRSGTGKTTCCLYRLWNEFQFYWEKAATAGPHIPKVTHYLPKADSYGSITACELPEELPLQLSSSNVTEDIVEHSPTDEFIRAKDARRKDYEEGDDTVEPSEFEETTAAQYEHLHQVFITKNSVLCSEVQKNFSELSHACPAAREHVEKETTALPSRIQDIDDAAWPLFINSRDWLLLLDASLPGCEFFPRDEDGSLLRKIYGWGEEECHLVAIEDDSDSEVEEQDDVHVNDTNDVVCNRSDPKSFDPRREVTYVVFVSELWPRMVKKVKAQYHPTLVWTEIRSFIKGSVEALHAEHGFLTLEEYSDLGRKRAPNFSADREVVYSLFVMYQNTKRSLRMFDEADVVHNIYTRLQKVQVPDWSVHRFYVDETQDFTQAELCLLIRCSRDPNGLFFTGDTAQSIMRGIAFRFNDLKSLFFYSQQSYQSLGFQSGVRVPNKLYQLTHNYRSHAGILRLASSVVDLLLHYFPESFDRLEKDQGLFEGPKPVLLESCSFGDLAMILRGNRRQSSRIEFGAHQVILVASEEARDQMPDELKQALILTIYESKGLEFDDVLIYNFFKDSQAKKEWRVVTSYMKELSEGRIVDTSGLIELAEEDLEITSRPLDFDSDRHRVLNSEFKFLYTAITRARVNVWFFDEDEETRAPVFEYFQKRSLVRVIRMSGEANETDQLTSMFVEKSAEAEWCQQGHYFYNKELWEVAVKCFTMASDQVMIKKSQAQLQAAEASKIKGNPKAMRAQFLKAADQFLQCAMLDEGAKCLHNARERLLLARLNKKLGKFEDAAKQLRKERYYLEASQCYEMINDYHQAVEVLCQGNLYKEAIDTLQRYKSLVGADTSKGGIRPPRESRTVERLCHQLAEEHFSSGRLDEMVSVLEGLPSTNDRILFLENHGCVQEAMEALVDEGRYTDAGNLLSKNGRFIEAVKFVHTKSFAAECFLSAARCAQNHACFNERRDLVEGSAERALELFEDCNDENGQAQCLLILARLNEDVEDARSARELFKKVNNICGEVEACLELFTISNEDVALVDFPGVFVTSLNKLFGLIMALNKPQKSVVELQKVEMCEAYFGVFKGDKSDVRCAFVNSGALFVTSVPYSQDEVKVDKVVLDEGTARWRIARHLCDLAFELVQNIGQRVESSVRFHGICRKFLVGLSCNPGHCQFHHAEFSQSHFEKLFTALCTQIHVNAFVQLFADAIGRFVPERKLSQKLLTREIQDFQACRQLYDLLFPKMGLHISFLGREHVRFLRRHSAIRERLSSYAEFSWKITKESQRWVNPNKFFKISRILNLVGQPGKIGALLSVEEKGFAMRNMPCDGMLQDKYHGGFRSFFRLFQEGNSVLHMYGDVLNAAHSFIRRFFSVIAWRSSIPFPSAANTSAVFEHQLVSCLALFACLFKDYENPVCLPESYLHLIDFWDAVHGSDKFPSLFSIVEATAARIPSFKGIRGVQRLLEYTVQLMSGQVHGRFNLITSAFSVSSIERARLSGESERILILAMTMLCNYGSGIPAAPCGRLIQSLRSVTVHPLFPVRVQRALKAAQNAKGVRDVVTAMQTLLSQRNEALFSVRWCNGGFLTAEVNVAYFKQSFSTDPAPWHSQTTDSSEPLVDVYSPSEFQMPTGYLEEQRKERALETKRENAAVKIQRWFRRIKRETPETTPYDKVEEQSADSDTLHFERFKVDASACSICCVRFSDKSEGGNYESHIVKESQHWRQLHLFKQYKQLFVGKIGPLFKAEKELRDELNALAERNRVGSHDFGLDVQRLDHVGARVGECVRDIESRCEWGDTGRLMHEVEALGATIKEVQEIVRQDLQKLRGVGTTVERSDYPEGNEDFADEEDILDLRGPKEGGAKGGGGGKRDGKKRNRGKRGRDKTRFRQS; encoded by the exons ATGGATGCTATAGAGTTGCGGCATCAAGCAATCCTTGCTCATCAGGCTGGAGCACTTGAGCAAGCATTATTGCTATTTACACACAGCATACAACTCACACCTCCAAGCAGACCACACTATGCTGGCAAACTACTGGGAGAAAGAGCAGATTGTTATTGGGACTTGGGATGCAAAGAAGATGCATGCAGTGACATGAAGAGAGCTTTAGAGCTATTTCCAGGAATCAGA GATGGTGCAGAAAAATGGGTACACAGAGGCTTTGAAGCCAATAAAGAAGAGAACTGGTCTGTTTCCACTCAGTGTTTTACTTATTCACTGTTGTTTTGTCCTCGCAACAATATTGCCTTGCTCTCCACTCTGTACGCTTCAAGAGCAGAAACAAACTACAGAACTGAGAGATTTGTGGAAGCACGCAGTGACATTGCAAATTGCTGGAAGGTTGACCCTGCTTTGGTTAAG CAAGAAGGCAGGCGCTGCAAGGATAAAGGCATCCGGTtatatcaagcacacaagtacAATCAAGCCATTGTTTCTCTTGGACTTGCAAAGGAGTTTTTGCCACGTTCTATGAATGAGTTTCATGCACAACTACAGAGCTATTTGGCATCTTGTTATTTTAGTCTGCAGCAGTATCCAGAAGCATTAGAGGCTGGTAAAGAGGCATACAAGATCAGGCCAGGGAGGGCTCAG GGTGAGGCAAAAAGGTGGAAGGAAAGAggcaaacaactttttaaagaaaacaagttgGATCTGCTAGTTGACTGTTATTCTCTGGCAATCAACTATGCTCCTACCAGTGAGCGAGAACTGCTGGCGCAGCTACTGTGTAATCGCTCTCTGGTCTTTATAAGAAATAACATGTATAAGGAAGCAGTCTTGGATGCTGAGCGCTGTGTCAAGATTAGGAACAACTGGTCAAAA GCACATTATAGGCTGGGATCAAGCTTAGCTGGTTTGAAGCGTTATACAGAGGCAATGCATTCTTTTGCTACAGCTCTTGATCTTGCTGAAACCGAGGAGGAGAAGTATGACACCCTGCTACAGATCACCACGGTAGCCCCTGAGGCAAGAG ATGGAACAATGGGTGTAGATGAAGGATTTTGCTCTCAAGTCATTATCCAGAGAGCTGTAGATGATGCAATATCAAAGCAGGACTGGGAGAGGCTTGGTGTGTTGTTTGTTGGTGGTGGAGGCCCTTATGATGCTCCTGTTGGGGAAGGAGGGCTAGCTAGTGGATGTGACTCCTCTCAAGTGCCTTTAGATCTGGTCATAGCATCAAGTGTGGCCTACAAATCAAACCTTTTGACAGTACTGTTGGAGTTTGGGGCTTGTGTGGATGGACTGCCACTGTGTCAAAAGCCTCCCTTATTAACAGCATTGGAGATGGAGGAATTTGACATTGCAGCTAAGCTGATAAGTGAGGGTGCTCAACTGGCCTGTGTTTCAAATCAGCCTCAGCTCCATTCAAAG GCTCAAGCAAATTTCTGGAAAGGAGAAGCTAACAAGATGATCCAACGCATGGAAACAGAGAAAGCCTCCCAATGCTACAACTTAGCATTAGAATATGCTCCAGAACAAGCCATAGAACTCAAGAGGGAATGTTTTGATGTGCTAGCTGACATCTGTTTTGAGGGCTACAAGTTTACAGAGTGCATTGAATATGGAGAAAAAGGATATGCTCAACCAATGAAAAATGAG GAGTCTGTTCAGAAATGGAGAGAACGGGGAAATAAACTGTTCAAAGAGAGAAAGTATGAGCTGGTGGTCCAATATTACTCCTTGGCAATGAAGTATATACCAGAGACCATGGAGAATGTGCAAAAGATGAGAGCAGTCTTGTTAAGTAATAGATGTGCTGCTTACATTAACCTGGAGAGTTATGATAAGGCAAAGGAAGATGCTGAGAGATGTGTTCAGGTTGAACCTCAGTGGTCTAAG ggaTACTACCGTCTTGGTTCCTGCTTAAACTACCTTGGTCAGAACTTAGAAGCCCTCAGAAGTTTTTGTGATGGACTTAAAAGGGCAGAGACAGATGATGACAAGTTTTCCCTTGCGTCTCACATAATTTCTACGGCTATGGATGTAAAAG ATGGAACACTTGCGATGACCTGTCGCATTCCCAGAGCCACAGCACAGAGACTGATCAAAGACGTCTGCGCCAAGAAGGAATGGAACAAGCTGCAATTGCTATTCCTTGGAGGTGATAGTCAAAGGTCATTTGACAAAGGTCGTGGAGGTGTTGCAACTGGATGTAATGCTGGAATTGTTCCTATTAGTCAAGTGCTTGAGTCATCTGTACACGACCGTGATAAGCTTATTGCTGTGTTGCTGGATCATGGAGCTCTTGCCAATGGTCTGCATGGTTCTAAAAACCCACCTTTGTCTGTTGCTTTGGAGATGGAACATTACGGTATTGCCTATACCCTTTTGAAGCATGGAGCTGATCCATCCGGGATTTGTTGTTCAAGAGTTACAGGGTCTCATCACCGTGAG AGTCGAGGTCATTTCTGGAAAGATGAAGGTGTCAGGGCTTTGAGTGCAAAGGATTACAGTCAAGCTATCAAATTGTTGAATTTAGCTCTTCAGTTTCCAAACAATTCAGCAGATTTGAGTTATATTGTGAACAACTCTCTGGCAACAGCATATTTTGAAACAAAGCAATATGTGAAGGCAGTGGAGAAAGGCCGGGAATGCTTTAAGTTTAGACCAACTAAATCACAG ACGGAAGCAAGTAAGTGGAAAGAGAGAGGCAAGAGGCTTTTTTCTGAGAAGGAATTCTCTACTCTAGTTGAGTACTACACTTTGTCCATGCAATATGTTCCAAGCAACGACAAGGAATTTCTGGCTACGCTACTGTGTAATCGTGCTCTAGCTCATTACAACATCGGCAACTACCAACAAGGTCTTACAGACGCCAAGAGCTGTACAAGATTCAGGCCAGAGTGGTACAAG GGTTTTGTGCGGCAAGGATTCTGTCATGCATGCCTGGATCAGAATAGAGATGCTGTAAGAGCCTTCGGTGAAGGATTGAGAAGGGCAGAAAATGATGGAGACAAGTTTGCTATACTTTCTCAAATCGTGGATCTGGGCCTCAATCTGTCAG ATGGAACTTCAAGTATAACGTGCAGTGTATCAAACCCAACTCTGGAAAAGCTGATCAAGCAGCTGTCAGAGAAAAAGGCGTGGGACAAGTTACATGTCCTATACCTTGGGGGTGGAGGACCTCAGCGCTATTCACCAGGTGAGGGTGGCCTAGCGACTGGTATTGATGCATCCGGGATACCTATTGAGCTTGTGTTTGGGGCAGCTGAAAAGTACCGGGTTCCTCTCATTGCGGCTCTTTTGGAAAATGGTGCCTCCTCTAACGGACTTGGCAAGGCAAGCAAATGCCCTCTGGAACTAGccatggagaatgaagaatacAACATGGTGGTTACATTGCTACAGTATCACGCCGACTCTGCGTGTATTATGAGTAAAGCTGGTGATTCACTTCTGCACGAAGCTTTGAGGCAAGCATTTGCAACCG GGAACACTGGACTAATTCAAGCCCTTCTTAACTCTGAGCTGTTTGACCCTGACACGGTAGATAGCAGCGGGAACACGCTCTTCCACCTAGTGGCCTTTGGAAATTGCTCCAGGAGGAAATGCGGAATTATCAGTGTTCTAACAGATGCGGGAGCCAATCCAATCGTAAAAAACACGGACGGCAAGGTCCCGTTGGATTATCTAACTAAGAAAGACCCGCGGGCAAAGTTGATCAGGCAGGCCATTAACTCTTACAAGAGTTGCAAGAAGTCGGATGGTGGtaagaggaagaggaaagttGGGAAACAATCAGAAAAGACAGTGCCTGGACACGAAACAGCAGCAGGAGAGGAAGGAGTTCAGGAAGAGGCAGAGAATGAGTGGTGTAATGCTGCAGATCAGGATATACCAGAAGGCAAGCATCAAGTTGTAAAGGTGAAAGCTGGAGATAAAAAGCCCATGCCGGTAGCCGTACTGGTGAAGAAAGATCCTCTGTATGACCTTCGTGCGAGCATCAAGAGCATGATTGAATGCATCAGTGTTGAGACTTTGATGGAAACCGAGAGTGAGAATGCAAGCGGGGCTGTGGACAACTCGGAAATTGAAACTACAAAAGATGACCCTAGGATTGAACGGCTCGACAAGGAAGAACATCATGTCCCTGACATCGAAAGAATTATAGATGACGAGGACGATGAAGAGGCAACTGAAGAAGAACTCGAGGTAGACCTAGAGTCCCCTTTTGAAGATTTGCCATGGGAAGTGGACTGCACAGACCAATTCTGGAAAGCTCTACAGAACACTAACGTCAGTGATTCCTTAAAGCGACGTATTATCGGCAAGATTCGGATGCTGGCTGAGGGTCGATGGACAAATACACTTTGCAGGAGGTTGGATGGAATGCCTAAAAAACGCAATATCATGCTGTTTGAGGCCAAATTAACACGAGCTTCTCGGATTATTTGGGAACTGACAGTCGCGTTTTCAGCCAAATGCAGTAATGATCCTGAGTTAAGAATACAAACGGAAACATCTGTTGGGAGAATTTATTCCGAAATTATTCGTGTATGGGACGTTGCAGCGGACCGAGATGGCCTTATGGCGAAAGTTGAGAGCATCGTTAAGTCTCATGATAGAGGATTGAGTTGTAACGTGAAAAAAGAGTTGTCTGGATTTaggaaaggaaatgataaagtGACAAATGCCAGTGGCGAACGACTGCCAAATTTCTTTGTTGAACTGTCTGAAAAAGTAGAGGATTTCTCGCAAGCGAAGACAACGAAACTTGAAAAGTCCTCCGATAAATGTAGAGGTTCGCAGTTCTTCTTCCCACCAGCAAGTCCAAATGATATGGAGTTCCACATTCTTAAATTCTACTCCTTTTCCTCACCCTTGATTAACTCAGTTCTTCACAGTAACCCTACAGCCAAAGTGGATTTTCCCTTTAGAGTTACTGAGCTTGAGCACGCTATTATCAACTTGCGTCAAAGTCAACCATGCCCTATCATTCTTCTCGGTCGAAGTGGCACCGGTAAGACAACCTGCTGTTTATACAGGTTGTGGAATGAGTTTCAGTTTTATTGGGAGAAGGCGGCCACTGCAGGACCTCATATCCCTAAAGTCACGCACTATTTGCCCAAAGCTGATTCCTATGGAAGTATCACAGCTTGTGAGCTGCCAGAGGAATTACCCCTCCAGTTGTCAAGTTCCAATGTTACAGAAGACATTGTAGAGCACTCACCAACAGACGAGTTTATCAGAGCCAAGGATGCTCGGCGCAAAGACTACGAAGAAGGCGACGACACAGTAGAACCTTCCGAGTTTGAGGAAACGACAGCTGCCCAGTATGAACATCTGCATCAGGTCTTTATTACAAAAAACTCGGTGCTTTGCAGTGAGGTTCAGAAAAATTTTTCCGAGCTCAGCCACGCTTGTCCTGCCGCAAGGGAACACGTGGAAAAGGAAACCACAGCTCTGCCGTCCAGAATTCAAGATATCGATGATGCTGCGTGGCCTCTTTTTATTAATTCTCGTGACTGGTTGCTTTTATTAGATGCCTCCCTTCCTGGCTGCGAGTTTTTTCCTCGTGACGAGGATGGCAGTCTGTTGAGAAAGATTTACGGATGGGGAGAAGAAGAATGTCACTTGGTGGCTATTGAAGACGATTCTGACAGCGAAGTCGAGGAGCAAGACGATGTGCATGTCAATGACACAAATGATGTTGTGTGTAACCGGTCGGATCCCAAAAGCTTTGACCCCAGACGTGAGGTCACTTACGTTGTGTTCGTATCAGAGCTGTGGCCAAGAATGGTGAAGAAAGTTAAGGCTCAGTACCATCCAACTCTAGTCTGGACTGAAATCCGATCTTTCATCAAGGGATCCGTTGAGGCCTTGCATGCTGAACACGGTTTCTTGACTTTAGAAGAATATTCAGATCTTGGAAGGAAGCGAGCTCCAAACTTCTCTGCCGATCGTGAAGTTGTTTACTCTCTTTTCGTTATGTACCAGAACACTAAACGATCATTGCGAATGTTTGACGAAGCTGACGTCGTTCACAACATTTACACTCGTCTGCAGAAAGTCCAAGTCCCTGATTGGTCTGTTCATCGGTTCTACGTTGACGAAACTCAAGATTTCACTCAAGCTGAACTGTGTTTGCTGATCCGTTGTAGCCGCGATCCAAACGGTCTTTTTTTCACCGGTGACACGGCTCAAAGTATTATGAGAGGAATAGCGTTTCGATTCAACGATTTGAAATCATTATTCTTTTACTCGCAGCAGTCTTACCAATCCCTTGGCTTTCAGTCGGGAGTTAGGGTCCCAAATAAACTATATCAGTTAACACACAACTATCGCTCGCATGCAGGGATTTTGCGGCTCGCCTCTAGTGTTGTGGACCTGTTACTTCATTACTTTCCAGAGTCTTTTGATCGCCTTGAGAAAGATCAAGGATTATTTGAAGGACCTAAACCTGTGCTGTTAGAGTCATGTAGTTTCGGCGATCTGGCGATGATTCTTCGAGGAAATCGTCGGCAATCTTCGAGAATTGAGTTCGGTGCACATCAAGTCATACTTGTGGCCTCAGAAGAAGCTCGGGATCAGATGCCCGATGAGTTGAAACAAGCTCTAATCCTAACAATTTACGAGTCGAAGGGCTTGGAGTTTGATGATGTCCTAATTTACAACTTCTTCAAAGACTCTCAG GCTAAAAAAGAGTGGCGAGTTGTGACCTCTTACATGAAAGAGCTCTCAGAAGGAAGGATCGTAGACACCTCAGGACTGATAGAACTCGCTGAAGAGGACTTAGAAATAACATCGCGTCCCCTTGACTTTGACTCAGACAGACACAGGGTGCTCAACTCTGAGTTCAAGTTTTTGTACACGGCCATTACTCGCGCAAGGGTCAACGTGTGGTTCTTTGATGAAGACGAAGAAACCCGGGCACCAGTGTTTGAGTACTTCCAAAAGCGTAGCCTTGTTCGCGTGATACGCATGTCAGGTGAAGCTAACGAAACAGATCAGCTGACCAGTATGTTCGTGGAGAAGTCAGCAGAAGCTGAGTGGTGCCAGCAAGGGcattatttttataacaaagaGCTATGGGAGGTGGCTGTAAAATGCTTCACAATGGCCAGCGATCAAGTTATGATAAAGAAGAGTCAAGCCCAGTTGCAGGCCGCTGAAGCAAGTAAAATAAAAGGTAACCCTAAGGCGATGAGAGCACAGTTCCTGAAGGCTGCGGATCAGTTTTTACAGTGTGCCATGTTGGATGAGGGCGCCAAGTGTTTGCATAATGCTCGCGAGAGACTGTTGCTCGCCAGACTAAATAAGAAATTAGGAAAG TTTGAAGACGCAGCGAAACAGCTCAGGAAGGAACGCTATTACTTGGAAGCCAGTCAGTGTTATGAGATGATTAATGATTACCACCAAGCGGTGGAGGTACTGTGTCAAGGCAATCTCTACAAGGAGGCTATCGATACCTTACAGCGGTACAAGAGTCTGGTGGGAGCTGATACTAGTAAAGGAGGAATCCGTCCACCCAGAGAGTCACGGACGGTGGAGCGACTGTGTCATCAACTGGCGGAAGAACATTTCAG TTCTGGCCGTCTTGATGAAATGGTCTCCGTCCTTGAGGGTTTACCTTCCACAAACGATCGAATCCTTTTTCTGGAGAACCACGGGTGTGTTCAAGAAGCTATGGAGGCACTGGTCGATGAAGGCAGATACACAGATGCTGGCAACCTCTTGAGCAAAAATGGCAGATTTATTGAAGCGGTAAAGTTTGTACACACGAAGAGCTTTGCAGCCGAGTGCTTTCTGTCCGCAGCACGATGTGCCCAGAATCATGCTTGTTTTAATGAACGTCGTGATTTGGTTGAGGGATCTGCTGAAAGAGCTTTGGAACTATTTGAAGATTGCAACGATGAGAACGGTCAGGCGCAATGTCTGCTGATTCTTGCGAGATTGAATGAAGATGTGGAAGATGCCAGAAGTGCCCGGGAGCTAtttaagaaagtaaacaatatttgTGGCGAGGTAGAGGCATGTCTCGAGCTTTTCACCATTTCAAATGAAGATGTTGCTCTTGTTGATTTTCCTGGTGTCTTTGTTACTAGCTTGAACAAACTGTTCGGTCTTATTATGGCGCTCAATAAGCCTCAAAAAAGTGTCGTGGAGCTTCAGAAGGTGGAAATGTGCGAGGCGTATTTTGGTGTTTTCAAGGGAGATAAATCAGACGTGAGATGCGCTTTTGTCAACAGTGGTGCGCTGTTCGTCACGTCTGTCCCTTACAGCCAAGATGAAGTTAAGGTTGACAAAGTGGTACTTGATGAGGGAACCGCACGATGGCGAATTGCAAGACACTTGTGTGACCTGGCTTTTGAACTAGTCCAGAACATTGGTCAAAGAGTAGAATCCAGTGTACGTTTTCATGGTATCTGTCGAAAGTTCCTTGTTGGCTTGAGTTGCAATCCTGGACATTGTCAGTTTCATCACGCTGAGTTCTCACAGTCACATTTTGAAAAGCTGTTTACTGCCTTGTGCACTCAAATTCATGTGAACGCCTTTGTTCAGTTATTCGCAGATGCCATTGGCCGCTTCGTCCCTGAGAGAAAGCTTTCGCAAAAGCTGCTCACTCGTGAAATACAAGACTTTCAAGCGTGTCGGCAATTGTACGACCTTCTCTTTCCAAAGATGGGCTTGCATATTTCTTTCCTTGGTAGAGAACACGTTCGCTTTCTTCGCAGGCATAGCGCTATCAGAGAGCGCTTGTCCAGTTACGCGGAGTTCTCATGGAAGATTACAAAGGAAAGCCAAAGATGGGTGAACCCTAACAAGTTCTTTAAGATCTCACGGATCCTTAACCTGGTTGGACAACCCGGCAAGATCGGGGCTCTGCTCTCCGTAGAGGAAAAAGGCTTTGCAATGAGGAACATGCCCTGCGATGGAATGCTCCAAGACAAATACCATGGAGGTTTCCGTAGTTTCTTCCGTTTGTTTCAGGAGGGTAACTCTGTCCTCCATATGTACGGTGATGTCTTGAATGCTGCACACTCCTTTATCAGGAGATTCTTCAGCGTGATCGCATGGAGGTCTTCCATTCCTTTTCCTTCCGCTGCCAACACAAGTGCCGTCTTTGAGCACCAATTAGTCTCGTGTCTGGCgttgtttgcatgtttgtttAAAGACTACGAGAATCCAGTCTGTCTACCCGAGAGCTATCTCCATCTGATTGACTTCTGGGACGCAGTACACGGTTCAGACAAGTTCCCCTCCTTGTTTAGTATCGTTGAAGCCACAGCCGCGAGAATTCCTTCTTTCAAAGGAATCCGAGGAGTCCAGCGTTTACTGGAGTACACAGTCCAGCTAATGTCAGGACAAGTCCACGGTCGGTTCAACTTAATAACCAGTGCTTTCAGTGTCAGTTCAATTGAGCGCGCACGGCTGTCAGGTGAATCAGAGAGAATTCTGATTTTGGCTATGACCATGTTGTGTAACTACGGTAGTGGTATCCCAGCAGCTCCATGTGGCCGTCTCATCCAATCCTTGCGCAGTGTCACCGTTCACCCACTCTTTCCCGTTCGAGTACAGAGGGCACTGAAAGCCGCACAAAACGCCAAGGGTGTTCGAGACGTTGTTACCGCAATGCAAACTTTACTATCGCAAAGGAACGAAGCTTTATTTTCAGTTCGTTGGTGCAACGGAGGGTTTCTCACTGCCGAGGTGAATGTTGCTTACTTCAAGCAGTCGTTTAGCACTGATCCGGCTCCTTGGCATTCGCAGACCACGGACTCAAGTGAGCCACTCGTAGATGTGTACTCTCCATCGGAGTTTCAGATGCCAACAGGATACCTGGAAGAACAGAGGAAGGAGCGCGCTTTAGAAACCAAGCGTGAAAATGCAGCTGTTAAAATTCAGAGATGGTTTCGTCGAATCAAACGCGAAACCCCGGAAACTACACCGTACGATAAAGTTGAAGAGCAGTCAGCGGACTCTGATACACTCCACTTTGAGCGTTTTAAGGTAGACGCTTCAGCTTGTAGTATATGCTGTGTGCGCTTCAGCGACAAGTCCGAGGGTGGAAATTACGAGTCGCACATTGTTAAAGAGAGTCAGCACTGGCGTCAGCTTCATTTGTTCAAACAATACAAACAGCTGTTTGTCGGGAAGATCGGGCCTCTGTTTAAAGCTGAGAAGGAGCTTCGTGACGAGTTGAATGCTCTAGCTGAACGGAATAGGGTTGGTTCGCACGATTTTGGTCTTGATGTCCAGCGGCTTGACCACGTTGGTGCACGCGTAGGTGAATGTGTGCGAGATATCGAGTCCCGTTGTGAGTGGGGTGATACGGGCCGCTTGATGCATGAAGTCGAGGCTTTGGGAGCGACCATTAAGGAAGTACAGGAAATTGTAAGGCAAG ACCTACAGAAATTGCGAGGTGTGGGAACAACGGTTGAAAGATCAGACTACCCTGAAGGAAATGAAGACTTTGCTGATGAAGAAGACATCTTGGATTTGCGTGGGCCTAAAGAGGGCGGAGCCaaagggggaggaggaggaaaGCGAGATGGCAAGAAGAGGAACCGGGGAAAACGTGGGCGTGATAAAACACGTTTTAGACAGTCATGA